One window of the Trifolium pratense cultivar HEN17-A07 linkage group LG2, ARS_RC_1.1, whole genome shotgun sequence genome contains the following:
- the LOC123908086 gene encoding protein transport protein SEC23-like — MSEIASTDPEGVDGVRMTWNVWPRTKVEASKCVIPLAATIALIRPSPDIPRLPYAPLRCKTCTSALNPFCRVDFTAKIWICPFCFQRNHFPPHYNAISETNLPGELYPQYTTLEYAIPHSDPNPIPSPVFLFLLDTCIIEEEINFVKSALGRAIGLLPDNALVGFLSFGTQVQVHELGFSDMSKVYVFRGSKEIPKDQILEHLGLASSVVSGRRPIKGVAPFPNSGVSRFLLPASDCEYTLNALLEELQRDQWPVPPGKRPARCTGVALSVAAGLLSACNPGTGARIIALVGGPCTEGPGTIVSKDLSDPVRSHKDLDKDAAPYFKKAVKFYEGLAKQLVSQGHVLDVFASALDQVGVAEMKVAVERTGGLVVLSESFGHSVFKDSFKRVFEDGEQSLGLCFNGTLEINCSKEIKIQGVVGPCTSLEKKGPSVADTVIGEGNTTVWKMCGLDKSTCLTVLFDLSSSDRSNASGAAVNQQLYLQFLTSYQSPDGQLVLRVTTVTRRWVDSAVSTEELVQGFDQETAAVVMARYASLKMETEETFDATRWLDRFLIRLCSKFGDYRKDDPSSFTLNPSFSLFPQFMFNLRRSQFVQVFNNSPDETAYFRMLLNRENISNAAVMIQPSLISYSFNSLPAPALLDVASIAADRILLLDSYFSVVIFHGMTIAQWRNLGYQNQPEHQAFAQLLRAPQDDAQAVIRDRFPVPRLVVCDQHGSQARFLLAKLNPSATYNNAHEMAAGSDVIFTDDVSLQVFFEHLQRLAVQS, encoded by the exons ATGTCGGAAATCGCCAGCACAGATCCCGAAGGTGTCGACGGAGTTCGCATGACATGGAACGTTTGGCCACGCACCAAAGTAGAAGCAAGCAAATGCGTGATCCCACTCGCCGCCACAATCGCTCTCATCCGTCCATCTCCCGACATCCCCCGCCTCCCTTACGCTCCTCTCCGTTGCAAAACCTGTACCTCCGCTCTCAACCCTTTCTGTCGCGTCGATTTCACCGCTAAGATCTGGATCTGTCCTTTCTGTTTTCAACGTAATCATTTCCCTCCTCATTACAACGCTATTTCTGAAACAAATCTACCTGGTGAACTTTACCCTCAATATACAACCCTTGAATATGCTATTCCTCATTCTGATCCTAATCCGATTCCTTCacctgtttttctttttctccttgATACTTGTATCATTGAAGAAGAGATCAATTTTGTTAAATCTGCTCTTGGTCGTGCTATTGGTCTTTTACCTGATAATGCTCTTGTTGGATTTCTTTCTTTTGGGACTCAGGTTCAAGTTCATGAATTGGGATTTTCTGATATGTCTAAGGTTTATGTTTTTCGTGGTTCTAAAGAGATTCCTAAAGATCAGATTTTAGAACACCTTGGTCTTGCTTCTTCTGTTGTTTCTGGTAGGAGACCTATTAAGGGTGTTGCTCCTTTTCCTAATTCTGGTGTTTCAAGGTTTTTATTGCCTGCATCTGATTGTGAATATACTCTCAATGCG CTGTTAGAGGAATTGCAGAGAGATCAGTGGCCTGTTCCACCTGGCAAACGTCCTGCTCGCTGCACTGGTGTTGCATTGAGTGTTGCAGCTGGATTGCTCAGTGCTTGTAATCCTGGGACTGGGGCTAGAATCATAGCTTTGGTTGGAGGGCCATGCACTGAAGGACCTGGCACG ATTGTGTCGAAAGATCTATCTGACCCGGTGCGTTCTCATAAAGATCTTGATAAAGATGCAGCACCTTACTTTAAGAAAGCTGTCAAATTTTACGAGGGTCTTGCAAAACAGCTGGTTAGCCAGGGTCATGTTTTAGATGTTTTTGCATCAGCACTTGATCAG gTTGGAGTTGCAGAAATGAAAGTCGCAGTTGAAAGAACTGGTGGCCTTGTTGTCCTTTCTGAAAGTTTTGGTCATTCAGTCTTCAAGGACTCTTTTAAGCGTGTTTTTGAGGATGGGGAGCAATCTCTCGGTCTTTGTTTCAA tGGAACCCTTGAGATAAATTGCTCAAAGGAAATCAAAATTCAGGGAGTCGTTGGACCTTGCACATCGTTGGAGAAG AAAGGGCCTTCTGTTGCTGATACTGTCATAGGAGAGGGCAACACAACAGTATGGAAGATGTGTGGCCTTGACAAGAGTACATGCTTGACTGTGCTGTTTGATCTTTCATCAAGTGACCGTTCAAATGCTTCAGGTGCTGCTGTCAACCAACAACTGTACCTGCAGTTCCTTACAAG TTACCAGAGCCCGGATGGTCAATTAGTGCTTCGTGTGACAACAGTAACTAGAAGATGGGTAGATAGTGCTGTTAGCACTGAG GAACTGGTTCAAGGATTTGACCAAGAAACTGCTGCAGTTGTAATGGCTAGATATGCTTCTCTGAAAATGGAGACAGAG GAAACATTTGACGCCACACGGTGGTTGGATAGGTTCCTCATTCGCCTCTGTTCTAAGTTTGGGGACTACCGCAAGGATGATCCATCATCTTTTACATTAAatccatcattttctcttttccCCCAGTTTATGTTCAATCTCAGACGCTCACAGTTTGTACAG GTTTTTAACAACAGTCCAGATGAGACTGCATACTTTCGCATGTTGTTGAACCGGGAAAATATTAGTAACGCGGCTGTTATGATTCAGCCATCTTTAATATCATATTCATTTAATTCACTCCCTGCACCAGCATTGTTGGATGTTGCTTCCATTGCTGCAGACCGGATTCTGTTGCTAGATTCATATTTTAGTGTGGTTATTTTTCACGGGATGACAATAGCTCAATGGCGCAACTTGGGATACCAGAACCAACCAGAACACCAG GCTTTTGCACAACTATTACGAGCTCCACAAGATGATGCCCAAGCAGTTATTAGAGATCGATTCCCTGTTCCCAGATTGGTAGTGTGCGACCAACATGGTTCCCAG GCTAGATTTTTATTAGCAAAGCTGAATCCGTCGGCAACATATAATAATGCGCACGAGATGGCTGCTGGTTCAGATGTAATCTTCACCGATGATGTTAGTCTTCAAGTTTTCTTTGAGCATCTGCAAAGGCTGGCTGTCCAATCTTGA
- the LOC123908088 gene encoding uncharacterized protein LOC123908088, which yields MKMEKYKKVVSAVLTPKVGYGLADELKRAGFWVQTVLDRPQAADIALQKHMVDMMDHRRVECVVLVSDDSDFVDVIKEAKLRCLKTIVIGDTSSDRVLKRTADTAFSWEEILTGKAKKEDVSVVENWKYRDMLKRLEWTYNPDVDTKKLNLDDAVAETSGDDDVEDIFGDVDDDYKDDRGAWWELDSDDNDVRTG from the coding sequence ATGAAAATGGAAAAGTATAAGAAGGTTGTGAGTGCTGTTTTGACTCCTAAAGTTGGGTATGGTTTGGCCGATGAGCTGAAACGGGCAGGGTTTTGGGTTCAAACTGTGTTGGATAGGCCGCAAGCTGCAGATATTGCGTTGCAAAAGCATATGGTGGATATGATGGATCATAGGCGGGTTGAGTGTGTGGTTCTTGTATCCGATGATTCTGATTTTGTTGATGTAATAAAGGAGGCAAAACTACGGTGTCTCAAGACTATTGTTATTGGGGATACTAGTAGTGACAGAGTCTTGAAAAGGACTGCTGATACTGCCTTTTCTTGGGAGGAAATTTTGACGGGGAAGGCTAAGAAGGAGGATGTATCCGTTGTGGAAAATTGGAAATATCGTGATATGTTGAAAAGGTTGGAGTGGACGTACAATCCTGATGTGGATACAAAGAAACTCAATCTGGATGATGCGGTTGCTGAAACATCTGGagatgatgatgttgaagatATCTTCGGCGATGTTGATGATGACTACAAGGATGACAGAGGTGCTTGGTGGGAATTAGACTCCGATGATAACGATGTTAGAACTGGATAA
- the LOC123909854 gene encoding cysteine proteinase inhibitor B-like, with protein MMAMTLPILITTLLCILSTTSCGRVIVGAKTEITDVTTNKEVQEIGRFAVEEYNYKQGLSNSGGGEALKFVEVVEAEKQVVSGMKYYLNISAVDHKGVHRMFTSVVVVKPWLQYKKLLHFGPSSTFHQMQHTTM; from the coding sequence ATGATGGCTATGACTTTGCCGATACTAATAACCACCTTGCTCTGCATTCTCTCAACAACATCATGTGGACGCGTTATAGTTGGAGCAAAAACAGAGATTACTGACGTGACAACAAACAAGGAAGTGCAGGAGATTGGGAGGTTTGCGGTGGAAGAGTACAACTACAAACAAGGTTTAAGCAACAGCGGCGGCGGTGAAGCGTTGAAGTTTGTGGAAGTGGTGGAAGCAGAGAAACAAGTGGTGTCCGGGATGAAATACTATCTTAATATCTCAGCCGTTGATCATAAAGGTGTTCATAGAATGTTTACTTCTGTTGTGGTGGTTAAACCTTGGCTTCAGTATAAGAAGCTTCTTCATTTTGGTCCTTCATCCACTTTCCACCAAATGCAACATACTACTATGTAA
- the LOC123908275 gene encoding kinesin-like protein KIN-12A, translated as MKHFMLPRNATARDAAELPSSSSPSSSAKSRPTRKHSQTKENSDPNCTVTSSPSHVKLKSPLPPRPPSSNPLKRKLALDTLAADNSLPATSDSGVKVIVRMRPLRNDKDEGDPIVQKISGDSLTINGHSFTFDSVADVDSTQLDIFEHVGVPLVENCLAGFNSSVFAYGQTGSGKTFTMWGPANSLSEENVAKEQQGLTPRVFERLFARINEEQIKNSDQQLNYQCHCSFLEIYNEQITDLFDPNQKNLQIREDVKSGVYVENLTEEQVSTMKDVTQLLLKGLSNRRIGATSINSESSRSHTVFTCVVESRCKSAADGVSRLKTSRINLVDLAGSERQKSTGAAGERLKEAGNINRSLSQLGNLINILAEVSQTGKQRHIPYRDSRLTFLLQESLGGNAKLAMVCAISPAQSCRSETFSTLRFAQRAKAIKNKAVVNEVMQDNVNHLRQVIRQLRDELHRIKENGYNPMDPSGGHSAAWVRKSLNILQSSLNRPPPLCRVDEDGDEEMEIDEEEVEDQDQVNFASENGNKMDTDDQDFAQPCEEKNNVSAGTKFLNEESSCPVGEPDSGDFSGFSASDPSGDSPSATVNCVSPGGLSIVKCEISPILKSPTPSVSPRISTSRKSLRTSSGVSPSENDVHVERELGIKTSNLKSSSTAFSSQTGPSFLTKTENLAASIRHGLEIIDSHRSAALRQSSYRFSLRPRESRQTFPVDKVDVGVQTFLDDNVEEDSILFTCSNCKNRTQLDVNETDNSSNLQLVPVDDSSNLQLVPVDCFGSADKPSKQVLKAVEKVLAGSIRREMALEEFCAKQNSEIMQLNRLVQQYKNAMECNAVIAKTRDEKILRLESLMDGVLPTVEFMDEELVALTHEHKVLKEKYENHPEVLKMDIELKRLQDELQEYQNFYKLGEREVLMEEIQSLRSQLQFYIDSSSTARKQYPLLQLTGSSEPNLAATTLTAIPESTEERNDTNEIQASIKDSFEVKLEQERIKWTEAESRWISLSEELRADLEANRSLAEKRKHELDAERECTKELQEAMHTAIEGHARLLEQYADLEEQHVQLLARHRRIQEGIEDVKKAASRAGVRGAESKFINALAAEISALKAEREKERRILRNENRGLQAQLKDTAEAVQAAGELLFRLKEAEESVVNAQKRAMDAEQEAAKAYKQIDRLKKTHEKEIVSLNELVAEARLQKESVPPVYDVVMPNYDDDSKEPPYVSDQFEPFNNNIAEDVELAKLAEPSWFSSHDRCNI; from the exons ATGAAGCATTTCATGCTTCCAAGAAACGCAACCGCAAGAGACGCCGCAGAGCTTCCATCTTCATCAAGTCCTAGCAGCTCCGCCAAATCTAGACCCACTCGTAAACACAGCCAAACCAAAGAAAACTCAGATCCAAATTGCACCGTCACTTCTTCCCCTTCCCATGTCAAATTGAAAAGTCCATTACCACCAAGACCTCCATCTTCCAATCCTCTCAAACGCAAGCTCGCTCTTGATACTCTCGCCGCCGATAATTCACTCCCGGCAACTTCCGATTCCGGTGTCAAG GTTATTGTGAGGATGAGACCGTTGCGCAACGATAAGGACGAAGGAGATCCTATTGTTCAGAAGATCTCCGGTGATTCTTTAACCATTAATGGCCACAGTTTTACCTTTGATTCTGTTGCTGATGTTGATTCTACTCAG CTTGATATTTTTGAACATGTTGGGGTTCCTCTGGTTGAGAATTGTTTGGCTGGTTTCAATAGTTCCGTCTTTGCTTATGGACAG ACGGGGAGTGGGAAGACTTTTACAATGTGGGGTCCGGCCAATTCTTTGTCTGAAGAAAATGTAGCAAAGGAGCAACAAGGACTAACACCGCGAGTTTTTGAGCGACTATTTGCACGTATAAATGAA GAGCAAATTAAGAACTCTGATCAACAGCTCAATTATCAGTGCCACTGCTCTTTTCTCGAG ATATATAATGAGCAAATCACAGATCTGTTTGATCCAAATCAAAAGAACCTTCAG ATTAGAGAAGATGTCAAATCAGGTGTTTATGTTGAAAATCTTACAGAGGAGCAGGTGTCTACAATGAAGGATGTTACTCAGCTTTTACTGAAG GGATTATCAAACAGGAGAATAGGTGCAACCAGTATAAATTCTGAAAGTTCCCGCTCTCACACTGTTTTTACTTGTGTTGTTGAGTCCCGATGCAAG AGTGCAGCAGACGGTGTGAGCAGATTAAAAACAAGTAGAATCAATCTTGTTGATCTGGCTGGGTCAGAACGACAAAAATCAACAGGTGCTGCCGGAGAGCGTTTGAAGGAGGCTGGCAATATTAATAGATCACTCTCACAGCTTGG GAATTTGATAAACATTCTTGCTGAGGTCTCTCAAACAGGAAAGCAGCGGCACATACCATACAGAGATTCCAGGTTGACATTTTTGTTGCAGGAGTCTCTTGGAGGAAATGCTAAATTAGCAATGGTTTGTGCTATATCACCGGCACAAAG TTGTAGGAGTGAGACCTTCAGTACATTGAGATTCGCACAACGTGCCAAAGCCATCAAGAACAAGGCAGTTGTTAATGAAGTTATGCAGGATAATGTGAACCACTTGCGCCAAGTGATACGACAACTCAGG GATGAACTGCATCGAATTAAAGAAAATGGTTACAATCCAATGGACCCAAGTGGAGGTCATTCAGCAGCTTGGGTTCGAAAAAGCTTGAACATATTACAGTCTAGCCTCAATAGACCGCCACCATTATGCCGTGTCGATGAAGATGGTGATGAGGAGATGGAGATTGACGAGGAAGAGGTTGAAGACCAGGATCAAGTAAATTTTGCATCAGAAAATGGCAACAAAATGGACACTGATGATCAAGATTTTGCCCAACCGTGTGAGGAGAAAAATAATGTCTCTGCTGGCACTAAATTTCTAAATGAAGAATCATCCTGTCCTGTGGGTGAACCTGACAGTGGAGATTTCTCCGGTTTTTCAGCCTCAGACCCGTCCGGTGATTCACCCAGTGCCACAGTGAACTGTGTCTCACCCGGTGGCCTTAGCATAGTTAAGTGTGAAATATCCCCAATCCTGAAATCCCCAACTCCTAGTGTTTCTCCTAGAATCAGCACCAGCAGGAAAAGTCTAAGGACATCATCGGGGGTATCTCCTTCTGAGAATGATGTTCACGTTGAACGTGAATTGGGCATAAAGACTAGCAATCTGAAAAGCTCATCCACTGCCTTTTCTAGTCAGACAGGTCCAAGTTTCCTTACAAAAACTGAAAATTTAGCTGCAAGCATTCGCCATGGTCTTGAAATTATAGATAGTCATCGTAGTGCAGCTTTGAGGCAGTCATCATATAGGTTTTCATTACGACCAAGAGAATCCAGACAAACGTTCCCAGTTGACAAAGTTGATGTGGGCGTGCAGACGTTTCTTGATGACAATGTTGAAGAAGATTCTATTTTGTTCACCTGTAGTAATTGTAAAAACAGAACACAACTTGATGTCAATGAGACTGACAATAGCTCAAACCTACAGTTGGTACCTGTTGATGATAGCTCAAACCTACAGCTGGTACCTGTTGATTGCTTCGGGTCTGCTGATAAGCCAAGCAAGCAAGTTCTCAAA GCAGTAGAGAAGGTCTTGGCAGGATCAATAAGGAGAGAAATGGCACTAGAGGAATTTTGTGCAAAGCAGAATTCTGAAATAATGCAGCTTAATCGCTTG GTACAACAATACAAGAATGCGATGGAATGCAATGCCGTAATTGCAAAGACAAGGGATGAAAAAATTCTTCGCCTTGAGAGCCTTATGGATGGTGTCTTACCTACCGTGGAGTTTATGGATGAAGAGCTGGTAGCTCTTACCCATGAACACAAG GTTTTAAAGGAGAAATACGAGAACCATCCAGAAGTATTGAAGATGGATATAGAGTTAAAAAGATTACAAGATGAACTACAAGAGTATCAAAATTTCTACAAATTGGGAGAGAGGGAAGTATTGATGGAAGAGATACAAAGTTTAAGAAGCCAACTTCAATTTTATATTGATTCTTCATCCACAGCAAGGAAGCAGTATCCATTACTGCAATTGACTGGTTCATCTGAACCCAATTTGGCAGCAACAACTCTCACTGCCATTCCAGAGTCAACAGAGGAGAGGAACGACACAAATGAAATTCAAGCATCAATCAAAGACAGTTTTGAAGTAAAACTTGAACAAGAAAGAATTAAATGGACTGAGGCAGAAAGCAGGTGGATATCTCTTTCTGAAGAACTGAGAGCCGATCTTGAAGCTAACAGGTCGTTAGCTGAAAAGAGGAAACACGAATTAGATGCTGAGAGGGAGTGTACTAAGGAACTTCAGGAAGCCATGCATACGGCTATAGAAGGACATGCACGGCTTTTAGAACAGTATGCAGATTTGGAAGAGCAGCACGTCCAGTTGCTTGCAAGGCATAGAAGGATCCAAGAAGGAATTGAGGATGTCAAGAAAGCGGCTTCCAGAGCTGGGGTAAGAGGTGCAGAGTCGAAGTTTATAAATGCCCTTGCTGCAGAAATTTCAGCATTAAAAGCAGAAAGGGAAAAAGAAAGGCGAATCTTAAGGAACGAAAATAGAGGGCTCCAAGCCCAATTGAAGGATACCGCAGAAGCAGTGCAAGCTGCAGGTGAACTGCTTTTCCGGCTTAAAGAAGCCGAAGAATCTGTCGTTAATGCACAG AAACGGGCTATGGATGCAGAGCAGGAAGCCGCAAAGGCCTACAAACAAATTGATAGGTTGAAGAAGACACATGAGAAGGAGATTGTCTCACTTAATGAGCTTGTTGCAGAAGCACGTTTGCAGAAGGAATCGGTACCACCAGTTTATGATGTTGTCATGCCCAATTATGATGACGACTCAAAGGAGCCACCCTATGTTAGTGATCAGTTTGAGccttttaataataatattgcagAAGATGTCGAGCTTGCAAAATTGGCAGAACCATCCTGGTTCTCTAGTCATGACAGATGCAACATATAA